A stretch of the Aegilops tauschii subsp. strangulata cultivar AL8/78 chromosome 4, Aet v6.0, whole genome shotgun sequence genome encodes the following:
- the LOC109741343 gene encoding FRIGIDA-like protein 3 codes for MAAEREPNPSVLDAVASLQTYSTALSAFTSAWRSLYSDATTIDSTLASRLEGFSQLELLCSGMDGPGLRAYLAEHRDELRDPARSLDAALLVAPDPGLLVLAAAAGFCRSPPTNGKADGESKVSCRLLIDLLDRIRALGVKPSPEAREEARAVAADWKRSKRIEEQSLFKNETIAFLLLIGVFGLVEDVGGAAQVLDLVVSISSRERAVEIFLGLGLDLDKHIPVLTQAMINKGKQLDAVKFIQALNLVHKYPLLPILRSYVNDAKNAGNMIRIRGDGPASQDAGDAKERTLLGALQKFIKEHKLEELPILEEANNRMTLLDLQSAERKRAANAAAAAAREVSKNILDSRKRPQLPESAVQGSLGQNTRPVGTSSQELMLRQSFPTVGVANKYQAVSSHNIVPATAPNPLLSSGNQRPIGIQNQTLAASSVQAQYSGGVADFYNLASIRPGGLSVPGASASSRSKLYSEDPLAYVSRASDKKGSSYSYSLSNMSKYNT; via the exons ATGGCCGCCGAGCGAGAGCCGAACCCCTCCGTCCTCGACGCCGTCGCCTCCCTCCAGACCTACTCGACCGCCCTCTCCGCCTTCACTTCCGCATGGCGCTCCCTCTATTCCGATGCCACCACAATCGACTCCACCCTCGCCTCCCGCCTCGAAGGCTTCTCCCAGCTCGAGCTGCTCTGCTCCGGGATGGACGGGCCAGGCCTCCGCGCGTACCTCGCCGAGCACAGGGACGAGCTCCGGGACCCCGCTCGCTCGCTCGATGCCGCCCTGCTGGTGGCCCCCGACCCGGGGCTGCTGGTGCTCGCCGCGGCCGCGGGGTTCTGCCGCTCGCCTCCGACCAATGGCAAGGCGGACGGTGAATCCAAGGTGTCCTGCCGCCTGCTCATCGACCTCCTCGACCGGATTCGCGCGCTCGGCGTGAAGCCGTCGCCGGAGGCGCGAGAGGAGGCCAGGGCTGTCGCAGCGGACTGGAAACGGAGCAAGCGGATCGAGGAGCAGTCGCTGTTTAAGAATGAGACGATCGCCTTTCTGCTTCTCATCGGGGTATTTGGTTTGGTGGAGGATGTTGGTGGCGCCGCCCAGGTGCTCGATCTGGTCGTGTCGATCTCGAGCCGGGAGCGCGCCGTGGAGATCTTCCTCGGCCTTGGCCTCGACCTCGACAAGCATATACCAG TTCTCACTCAGGCAATGATAAACAAAGGCAAACAGCTCGATGCAGTCAAATTTATCCAAGCTCTTAATTTAGTGCACAAATATCCTTTATTGCCTATTCTTAGGTCATATGTGAATGATGCGAAAAATGCTGGGAACATGATCCGCATCAGGGGAGACGGTCCTGCCTCTCAG GATGCAGGTGATGCAAAAGAGCGTACATTGCTCGGAGCATTGCAGAAGTTCATTAAAGAACACAAACTAGAAGAACTGCCTATTTTGGAAGAAGCTAACAACAGAATGACACTATTGGATCTGCAAAGTGCAGAGAGAAAGCGAGCAGCAAATGCTGCAGCTGCAGCTGCTCGTGAAGTTAGTAAGAACATTCTGGACTCCAGGAAGAGACCACAGCTTCCAGAGAGTGCCGTACAAGGTTCCTTAGGCCAGAACACCCGCCCGGTAGGAACATCGAGTCAGGAGCTCATGTTAAGGCAGAGCTTCCCTACAGTTGGAGTTGCGAACAAGTACCAAGCTGTTTCTAGCCATAACATAGTTCCAGCTACCGCTCCTAATCCATTGCTTTCTTCCGGGAACCAGCGTCCCATTGGCATCCAGAATCAGACCCTGGCTGCTTCATCTGTTCAGGCTCAGTACAGTGGCGGCGTGGCAGACTTCTATAATTTGGCATCGATCAGACCAGGTGGTTTGAGCGTTCCAGGTGCCAGCGCATCATCAAGGTCAAAGCTCTATTCTGAAGATCCCCTTGCGTATGTCTCTCGAGCATCCGATAAGAAGGGTTCATCTTACAGTTATTCTTTGTCTAATATGTCGAAGTATAATACGTAG